agtcagcccagcttgggtgtaagtgaaagaaatgcaatctgcttgccaattagaaattgtgcatttcccaatggcaactcccatcctgttagaatagaAAGAACCAAAAATCTGGGTGGACagtctgtagggcctagtccgcTCCAAGTAAATGGCCAGTGCTGACTTGCAATCTAAAGTGTGCAGTACGCTTTCACCAGGATGAGCATATGGTTTGGGAAAGAATgattgactgattcagatggagctctgacacaaccttaggcaggaacagGGTGCGTGCGGAAGACTACTCGGTTATAATGAAATTTTGTTTAAGGTGGATCCACTGCTAggtcctgaagctcactgaccctgcgagctgaagtaacagccaccaaaaatatgagTTTataagagtttataaacagctggagaatctgaaggttgACAAAGCAagggggccagatgggatacatcccaggatactaagggcgctcagagaggtcctggcaggacctcttaaagacttaatagatctttagagacgggagaggttccacgagattggagacgagcagatgtggtccctcttcacaaaagtggagacagggaagaagtgggaaactacagaccggtaagtctcacgtcggtggtaggaagaATAATGGAGTCGCTACTGAAAGAAAGAAGCAGGGACTCAGATTTAGGCAATATCTCTAGGATTGGGTGGGAGACCAGAAAAAGACACTCTATTGGCTGGCTATTTAGAGCTTAGGTGGGATTGTGAGTAAGGATTCAGGGATTCAGATACTGTGGAAGAAGGGTGATTTGAAGATTAGACCTAGAGATTGGATGGGCTTATAATGCAGATTAGGAGGGCAATAGGGACTAGTTGATTAGGTGTTGTGTAGGGTTGTGAGACTGAGTGCAGAAATATGGGAAGGAAAGATGGTTTAAGgatctataagaacataagaatagccatattgggtcagaccaatggtccatctagcccagtatcctgcttccagcagttgccaatccgggtcacaagtacctgggagaaatcCAAATAGCAGCAGCAGTCTGTGCTACCAAAAGCCagtgcaagcagtgacttccacatgtctatctcaatagagtggcctagtggttagggtggtggactttggtcctggagaactgaggaactgactttgattcccacttcaggcacaggcagctccttgtgactctgggcaagtcacttaaccctccattgccccaggtacaaataagtacctgtatacaatatgtaagccgcattgagcctgccatgagtgggaaagcgcggggtacaaatgtaacaaaaaaatagtgGAGACGGTTTGGGAGTTGAAAGGGACAGAAAGTTATAGAAAGGGGAGGGACCTTTAAAGGAAGTGTGAGGATAAAAATGGGGGAGGTAGAAAAAGGGAGATGAGATAAGAAAAAGACTGTTGGAGGAGAGGGGATGGATGACAAGGAAGGAGCTGGAGTTGATGAGAGGAAGAAGAAAGTAGTTGAGATTGAGGAggggatgaatacagagggtggaaatgggggaTTAGAAAGAGAATGAAAGACGAGAATAGAAGGGGTGGGGAATGAGAGGACTAAAGAAGTAAAACTAGGAAACTGAAAGCTGGTAAGTAGCCAAGaggtgaaaaaaaaaggagactggaaatttgagaggagaaaaaaaattaaatccagCTATAGGTATATAAAAAAGTAAATGAGAGACATGGAGAAAAAAAGGATCAATGTCTGATATAgtggaggaaggaaagaaaacgggttaaatgaagaaagaaaatggaaatgagatccTGGTAAAGGATTTAGGAGAAAACCATCAAGAGGAAGTGACAAAGAGAGACCAGGACTAAcccaactaaaaataaaataatcagacaAAAATCAGACAATAAAGAGACAAAAAAATATGTCAATTTTTGGAATAGTCTTCATAATTTGTTCagtacagaaggaaatgcatttctttatcTTCAGTGTTCTGGTTTATCTGGTTTCTTGGATTTTCTGTTTCATTTCTTCTCTGTATGTTTGTTTCTGAATTGTAGTCTCTTATTCTTTACTAGGTGATAGTCTCTGTTTTCTATGTGTAACTGCACTGAGGAATTGTTAAAATGCAGATTCTGTATAGGAATCTGTCGCATTCTGACCTATTTTCCCAACTAGAAGTGTACTGGTGTTCTAGAATATTTGTGGTGTTTACTTTTTGTAGGTGGGGGGTGGAACAGTTTGAGTTCTTGGACTTAGTGCTGACATGGTATGGTAAGcttccaagggccctgtttactaaggtgcgctagtgtttttagcgcatgcactaaccatgtaggcgcctatagggatattgtaggcacatacatgattaacgcacattaaaaacattaacgcacctataacgctgcttagtaaacaggtccctaaatGTGTACGTGCAAGGTTTTGTGTTACCTCACATATTTTCTGGCAGTGGAGGGAGTTTGTATTGTTGTTACTGATATACAACATTTGAATAGAATATTTTTCATatgctgtggaggagtggcctagtggttagggtggtggactttggtcctggggaactgaggaactgagttcgattcccacttcaggcacaggcagctccttgtgactctgggcaagtcacttaaccctccattgccccatgtaagccgcattgagcctgccatgagtgggaaagtgcggggtacaaatgtaacaaaaataaaatagatactattggagattctacatggaatgttgctactattggagattctacatggaatgttgctattccactagcaacattccatgtagaaggctgcgcaggcttctgtttctgtgagtctgatgtcctgcacgtacgtgcaggacgtcagactcacagaagcagaagcctgcacggccacattggtgtgactctgggcaaatcacttaaccctccattgccccatgtaagccgcattgagcctgccatgagtgggaaagcgcggggtacaaatgtaacaaaaaataaataaaataaaaaatgaaacatcCTACTTCTGCTCTGCACCCATTGCTGGGAATGTCCCATGTGAATGAATGAATAACTATACTCTTTtggattgatattcaaaacttACTATGCATTCACCAGTGAACTGATAATTGCCTATCCATGTACTTCCAAAAAATACAGATATGGGGCTATTTCAGTCCCTAAATGGCCATGTATTATCTATACATTTGTGGACCAGTTTAGGGGAAGATCGAAGATGAACCAAAAAAGAATCCAGATagtagtgatattcagctgcCTGACTGGCAGATATAGGATATACAAATAAATAGTATCAGCAGGCTCACTGCACTATCCGTATACCACCCCTATACAAATGGCACTGAATAGATTAAGTTAAACACTGGTCCTAGTGTTTAACAATTCAGTATCACTGCTGGCTGAAAATTGATTCCTATCTGATAGGGATGCAAAAACGTTGACTCAGAGCCCCACAATCTCTAACCCAACCCCGTTCCTTGCCAAAATAACTGCTCATCACACAAGCTGAGAGGGCTTGAACTTCACCAATACACCgtgttgtttttctagcaaaaaaggtgctggtactcaaatgctaggccacccttcaggagtggggtaatcacagagggacccaccccataatagccaggccacctgcaaccagtcatagaatctatgacaagacagaattggtgtgtagagcctgagctctttcattaaaacttgggttccatgggtcaattttagcagacagtggaaaaggtgccggtattcagtatctccaagtaccccctcaaaaaaagccctgccaatACACAACCTTTGTCACTTAGCAAGACACTAACAAGCAGAATTTCAAATCATGCTACAAACTCCACGCTTTGGCTGACCTAATGATCCAGTCCAATTTTTAATAATATTCCTTATCTAATTTTTCCAGAATTGCTCCTGTTTTTATCTATATCTACATGCAAAAACTGGAATAACAGATCATGGCTGAATTAACAGATGTGTCTTTGGTCATTATAACTGTATTAGCATTGTTGCCTTCTGTTTTCTgttatttaaaaaatggaagggTAATGGATTGCTAAAGTTTGGTGTCAGCTCtctggagtcactggggggaggggggaagctgggatgttcctgggtgggaggaagcccagccaaggggcatgctaaccgtgtagacacccataggaatattatgggcatctacacggttagcatgcgcgcttagcgtacactaaaaatgataatgcacctctagcgcagtttagtaatcagggcccttattttccactgaacataattaaattcgtatgaacttggcagctattAGTGTGCTGAACTGAACAATGTTCCGGTAATGGAGCAGTTAAAAAGCATGATCGCCATGTTGAATAGTTATGGTCTGCATTCGGAGTGAGAAGGATGCAAGTAAGTGCCAGAGTTATAAGAAGCAGCTTTATATGATACCTGGAGAAAATGCAGAAGTACTAATTCTGTGTCTTTTAATCAGATCTGCAACACAATCCTGATCCCTAGACAAACCCCAGGCGAAACAGGGACCTGTTGGGGTCCGGAGAAGATATAAAATATGCAGATAAGTGATTGTTTGTCCTTCAGCACATGAGTGCTTTAAAGCATAGGACTGCGTCTCTAAGTACTAAAAAGTATTAGAGTGAAGAAAGACGTATATAAAACtaagaaaaattacaaaacaaaataagtCTACAGTGTACCACCTCATTTTGAACTAAAGGTGGTTGGGGGTTTGTCAGTGATTATATACAGTCACAAATGCTTTGAATGTCcatgaacaaaaaagaaaatttcaGGACAAAGCGTGCTGACGTTATGAGACCTTTCCCCTCTCACTGAATGAGCAGTCTGGAGTGGTACATATAACTGCTTTTGATCTATTGTGTTCAAGTTTGATACTTTTTGGAAGCGGAAGCCAATTGGTTTGTGAAGCAACtgaacaatgttggcacatttagactgactggatGTTTGTTGTAGTggctctttaccaggagaaaaaaatatctcTTCACGAATAacaatgctagggtgtccctataaccagcccctccaaatgacacactgattatgatttataactaattactactctacctataaaaagtttttctgttattatacttcctctgtgtacgtcCTTATACTGCACAAGcctgcatgtttgaaaatataagtgagattaaataaaaatgctaccaacaataaagaatgacaacatggattcAGCAGCTCATAGTTTTGAGTGTTCAgtgatgacggctgcgcggggaaggggaaaTAGAGATTAACTTAATTGGTTTCAACTTCTTGACGTCACCCCTCGTCTTGATTGGCTTGCTCACTGAAGATTGTTCGCATATTGAAATAACCGAGTGATATTTCGTGCACAAGGACAAACAGTTTGACTGATACCAATGTAAAGTAAAACATCACAAAGTAATCGATGGCCCTGGGGTATCCTGTTCTCGCGACAAAAGAAAGGAATGGGCGGGAACGTACATtcccggatcttccgggctgagCCTTGGGGGGCAGGGCCAGTGCTCACTGACCCGGATGTAAGAGGGAGTGAAGAAGCGTCACGGGACTAAAGCGAAAGGTTCGAAGAGCTGTTGTGTGGCGTAGGCTGTGGCCATCGCCTATTTCGCGCCCTAGTCTTTAGTCCTACTGCTCAGGAACTGTTTCAAAGCAGCTAGGGCGGGCCCCTCTAAAGGTCTAAAGCTTAAAATTCAAGAAGAATATAAGCGGGTTACTAAAGAAAACCGCAACCGCCAACTCGTTTCTCCGCCGCTTGTAGGCCGCAGCCCTGAAAACGTTCCAGTCTCGGCAGTAGTACCGAAGAGCCGAAATTCAATGGTGGACTGCGAGGTGCCCTAACGCGCCCGGAACTCCCGTGAGCACCAGAGCTTGGGTTAGTACCAGAGTTAAAACCCGGTAGCCGCGGTGGCTACCTTGGCCTGCTCCGGCCCTGGCCTCGCGCTGAGTCATTGAAGCCATGCGCCACAGGTTCCGGGAAAGGGCCTCCGTGGTGGTGAGTGCGGCTGCGCGCACCTCGCGCCGCCTGAAGATGGCGCTGACGTCCGACGCGTGCTCGGCTGGTGCTGGGGCCTCCTCGCGCCGCTGCCAACTCGCAGACAACGCCGATGGCTCCTCCTCGAATTCTTCCTCTGTGGAAGAAAAACAGGACGGCGGGGCCTCTAGCGGCGCCGAAGAGCCCACTTGCTTTTCGGGAAGTCGGCCTGCGGGCGACTGTGAAGCGGACTCGCTCTGCGGCCTGGAGCTGGACGACCTGCTGAGCCAGGGTGGACGCAGTGACTGGGACGTGGGCTTTGACACGCAATTGACCGGTGGTGACTTGTGGCTGGAGAACAACGAGAAGGCGGATCGGAACCACTGCGGCCCCGGTGAGTTCTCCGACCTCCTGCGACAGCTGATGGGCAGCGGGGTGGCGGCGGACAACGGCGAGTCGGGAAGAAGTGGAAAGAGGAGCGGCGGCAACGTGGCGGCGGCGGCTGCTGCTGGagccaaaataaacaaaaacgcAGTAGCTGCCAGACTGAATCGCTTGAAGAAGAAAGAGTACGTGATGGGCTTGGAAACCAGAGTGAATTGTTTGGCGTCGGAGAATCAGGAACTGAAGGATGAGAACAGGCAGCTGGGCAGACGGGTGAAGGAGCTGGAGGAAGAGACTCGTTACCTGAAAGCGGTTCTGGCAAACGAAAGCGTGCTCTCTCAGCTCCTCTGCAGACTCACCGGGGTGAATGGCCTGAAGCTCACCACCTCCTTGTACAGAGAGGCCGGAGAGAGCGATCACGACTATGCGCTGCCTCGGAAGAGGCTGAAAGCGGAGGAAGAAACCTCTGGCGGGATTTGTCTGCATGTGGACAAGGAAAAGGTGTCGGTGGAGTTTTGTGCTTCCTGTGCCAGGAATGCGTGTGCATCAGTTAAAATGTAGGGTCAAGTACCTGCTATTTTTCCAACTTTTACGTTTTGAAATgcattgtgtaaaaaaaaaaaaaaaactttaaatttgGACATCTGCGAGGGGGCGAACATATTTAAGCAAATATCTTAAGTATTGCTTGCTCAGTATTTGTTAAAGCATGACTGACTTATGGCATTCCATATCGATTATACATTACTATTAAACTTTTCTGACAGTTTCTTTTTTAGGTGATTTCCCTGCTCTGCTCGGTTCTAGGGGTTAAAGAACAGTCCTATTCGTCTCCCAACCTGGTAAGGATCAATATGATTACCATAAATGTGGGAAATAAAATAACTCCTATCTTCCCCAATAAGTTGTAAAATACTAGTAACAGTAGTTGAGCTTATAATAAACTATTCCCTTTACCATAACCCATTGGGGAAGTTATGGTCATAAACTAGAACTCTACTCCTCCAGCCTGGCAACTCTACCTTCCTAAACTTTATCTCCAGTTCTGTCTGTGGGAAGGTTGCCACAGTTTTCAGAGAACAAAGCATTGAGAAGGCAGGGTTTTGGTGCAGTCATCTTGAAATTTGATGCAAACTACATGAGGTAATTCAAGAACAAATAGGGTTAACTTAATTTTAAGGGTTGTCTAGGTAAATGGGTGACACCTGATTTTGTCGTTCCCTTTAGCAGTTAAACAATGCATGGAATGCTAGATATCAAATGCTTCAACGTGCCTACTTTCTGTAAATATTCAGATTAGATTTTTGTGGCTTTGTTTCTATTTTGTATGTGTTCCTTTTAGGAACAGGCTCAAGCATATTGCAAATTTGAGTTATCAAGATATTGTATATAAAAATACCGGAGAATTTTAATCTGATTCTCAGTTGGTTAAATTAATTTATCTTGAATTATAGAATCACTCCTATTTTGTTATAAATGCATTGGAGTATTGTATAATAGCAATGTTGAAAATGTAAAGTGAGGTTTTACAAAGAATGACTAATGTTACAAGCTGCATATGTAAATTTGCTAtgaagttttttttgttgttttttcctcCCCTTTCTGAAATGGTTGGGCTGCCATTCAGAATGTTTTGTCTTAAACACTGCTCATAAAGATTTGTTAAAATTAGTTACAAAATTAGCCTTCATTTCCAAAGGCTAATCCTTTTATATTGTTTGTGAAACCTCACTGTTGAACATTGTATATGTGTATTTAGCATCCCTGTTTTTCTTTATGCTAAAGTGGATTCAGCTGTGTTGGGGCAGAAGACACGGGACCAGCTGCTGGCCACGTTTCCTGCTTTATTGTAAAAGGTAGTATAAGAAATGGGTAATGCAAGAGGTAATGTCagggcttctgctgtgtatgtgtgtgtgtttatagaaaaaaaaaatacagtagtCAGTAGGAACTAATCCTGCTTGTCCACAAATCTGATAAATTTTCAgatagggttttgtttttttataggtCCTTGGAACCCACCTTGCTTTCACACAGCAGCCAAAGTGCTTGACTATACATAATTATGTACTGGTTGCTGTATCACATTTAGAtataaattaggcttggagaaaAACTTAGAGATCTCTAATAAGCAAGTATGATGCTGATTCATTTTtttacattgttttttttcttgagcaAAAGCATGCAACTTTATACACGTGTAAAAACAAATGAGATAACAGAAGTCAGTTTTATTAGCTATTTTATACCAAAACATTCCCCTTTAAAGCAAAGTTGCAtactttttgtttttccttttaatgattatttttttaattcacaGTATTTGTGTGAAGCCTCTGCTGGCCCTAGACAAAGTAAGATTGAAAATAAGTTTTTCACAGCCCCCAAGTACCAGACGGTGCAAAAAAGTTTAAATTAAAATTCTTtgtagctgatttttttttcctaattatgATGCAGTTAGCTTTCATACCTTCATTTGCAACAGAAATATTGGGGTTATTTTTCAAGTGTGTTTGCAGAGGAAgtcccattggggggggggggggcaatactaAAAGGTGCATAGCAATACCATTAACTTGTCTTATTTAGCACACAGGCCCCGTTGCATAAACACGGGTCCTGTGGTGAAAGCAAGTTAATGTTAACATGCAGTGCTAGTACATTGCCCATCCTTGCCAATAAAGGCAAAGGTTGGTCACTTTCAGGATCTGTCTTGACTTATAAAACATCCTGCTGTTTGGCATGGTCTACATTAAACATGTTCCATTGTTCTACTTGCTGAGTGTTTAATATTCATTAACATTGTGAGTTTGAAGTCTTGAATTGGTAATGGaaaatacttgaatattttgttcTCTTGAATACATTTGTGATGAAACAATGGGAATATACTGTTGTAATAAAATCAGATGTTGTTTCAGTTATGTGCCTAGTTTCTTGGTTTTTATATTAATCAGCCTTTTTAATTTGGCTGCTTACTTGGCCACAGCCTGAAATTAATATTTCATTTATATAAATCAAAAAGTTTGTGCAGTAAAGTTACATAACTGCAATTTAAGTCTCATTGgctttaattttgttacatttttgcaAAGTAAATATGTGAACatctttatcatttttttaaagctacttgcaaaaaaatattttggctGCCTTAAGATAAGTTGGATCTCGCTggcagagagaaagatctctgCATAATTTTTTGCACATCTGACTATCATTTTGTCAATGTTTTTGACCACGTAGTAGCAGGGGAATGTTTGGAGATTGAAGAAAGAATACTGCATTTTGCTGGTTTAGTGCTTGAGTCATGTTAATTTGATAAAAATCCATGTAAAGCtgctattaaaaataaataaaaataaagggtaGAATACAAATAAAAGCATcctgaaaatacatttctgtggaATTTTCATGTCATTTGTTTTTCATGTGGTGCTTTCTTAGTATTTGTAGCTatcctttttgttttgaaactttGATCATTTTTCTTGTCCTTTGGTTGTATAACTTAGTGGAACCTTTGTTTATCAAAACTGATAAATGAGCTtggcatttatatattttttttatatatgggaAAGGGCCGCTGGTATCCTACTATGTAGTGTACAGAATTTGTGGACTTTAGTACCTGGGTATAGCATATGGATAtccatatgagtggaggagtggcctagtggttagggtggtggacttt
This portion of the Microcaecilia unicolor chromosome 4, aMicUni1.1, whole genome shotgun sequence genome encodes:
- the CREBZF gene encoding CREB/ATF bZIP transcription factor — encoded protein: MRHRFRERASVVVSAAARTSRRLKMALTSDACSAGAGASSRRCQLADNADGSSSNSSSVEEKQDGGASSGAEEPTCFSGSRPAGDCEADSLCGLELDDLLSQGGRSDWDVGFDTQLTGGDLWLENNEKADRNHCGPGEFSDLLRQLMGSGVAADNGESGRSGKRSGGNVAAAAAAGAKINKNAVAARLNRLKKKEYVMGLETRVNCLASENQELKDENRQLGRRVKELEEETRYLKAVLANESVLSQLLCRLTGVNGLKLTTSLYREAGESDHDYALPRKRLKAEEETSGGICLHVDKEKVSVEFCASCARNACASVKIFFFR